The stretch of DNA CATCGCCGACGCGCTGGGCGCGTCGCGCGGCGGTCATGTGCTCGAGGTCGGCACCGGAACGGGGCTTCACGCGCGATGGCTCCTCGATAACACGACGGTCGTCGTGACGGCGCTGGACGCCTCCGAGCCGATGCTCGCGATCGCCTCGCAGCGGCTCGAGCCGTACACGGGGCGGGTCGCGCTCGGGATCGCCGATGCGCATGATCTGCCGTTCGCCGATGGAACGTTCGACGCGGCGTTCTGCTCGGGAACCTTGCACCACCTCTCGTCGCCGGGCCGCGGCGTTGCGGAGCTGGCGCGCGTCACTCGGCCCGGCGGCCGGGTCGCCGCGATGGAGCCGAACTGGAAGTTCCCCTCAACGATGCTCGTCGGCGCCTCGACGCCGGCCGAACGCAACGTCTTCAAGATCTCGCCGGCCTCGCTGGAG from Actinomycetota bacterium encodes:
- a CDS encoding class I SAM-dependent methyltransferase, with protein sequence IADALGASRGGHVLEVGTGTGLHARWLLDNTTVVVTALDASEPMLAIASQRLEPYTGRVALGIADAHDLPFADGTFDAAFCSGTLHHLSSPGRGVAELARVTRPGGRVAAMEPNWKFPSTMLVGASTPAERNVFKISPASLEAWGRAAGLEDVRLERLLYTPPAPRSWGSLWDAVDRGLARIPGLKRWAIMLLLTGRVPG